tcaaatccaaattagaattaataATGGCTTGTAATGTTTCCAGTATTATCCGACTGTTAAATCATGGGTAACAAAATCACCTACTATTCCATTTACTCTTTCAGGTCATCATCCTAGACAATTATTGGTTAGCGCtatgatgttgatttggGCAGGTAGATTGGGTTATTATCTCTTCGGAGTGAGTCTGAAATATCTACCTCCCCATGATAATTCTCACAAATCCGATACAGAAGAGCTGATGCGGTGGTAACCAATAGCGTATTGCTAAACATGGTTCTGATTCTCGATTCGACGATCTTAAAACCAAACCAGCGATTTTCTCCGGAATGTGGTGAGTTTCTCATCTTGTATTCCCCAGAGCTTTTCCCCGTGCAGACAATGCTAAATCAGCATATCAAGGTTCGGTCAAGCACTTTGGATTACACTCGTTGGTCTTCCTGCTTATTTAGTAAACTCTGTCCCTGCCGCTGCACACCCTGCTTTGGGAATTAAGGATTTCAttggattaggtatttGGCTAGCTGGTTTAGGATTCGAAGTCCTTGCTGATTCTGGTGAGTTCATGTATAATTTACAATCTCAGTTAGGTGGAAAGTTTTCATTGGCTAACGTTATTGGCtatgatcattttcagaaAAATCACAATggaggaaagaaaaggatgaaaagaaacatgaagagaaattcatttcttctggTTTATGGAGTTTATCCAGACATCCTAAGTGAGATACAATAgaaatttatcaatctACTTGATATTAATGACTGATGATTGCTGTTTAGCTATCTGGGCGAAGTAATCCTACAAAATGGACCTCCTCTCTTAGCTTTTACAACTCCATTACCACCCACGGTGAAATATCTCTGCTTTGTTTCACCCATCTTCTCTTATTTCTTACTTCGTTATGCTTCTGGTGTACCACCTTTAGAAGAATCAGCTGAAAAGAGATTTGGTGATGATGCTGCATGGAAGAAATACAGAGATGAGACTAGTATGTTTGTCCCTTTACCTTTTGGCTTGGGTAAGGGAAAGATTTAGTGATATCGTCACTGTTTATACTTGAATCATGCGTTGGTGAATTAAAATTCGGTTTGCCATATCATTTTTTGTTACTCACCTTCCACGAACTCTTGAATGCATTGTATATAAGTAATTAGACTTTAATATGTGGTGCCGCAAGGAGATAAGATTTGAAGCACAATCATCATCGACAACTGCATGATGCATGACGTTAGCCTGGGTGATTGCATAAGATTAAGTTATGAAGGCGATATGGTGCACTGGTGAAACAGTTCAGATGTATAAGATATTTAGCAAAATTCATCTCGTAAAATACGCTATTGTAACTATGTTATACTATAAACCTATCTCATATCATAATGACCATATAAAAAGATTACTCAGAATTGACTTCGAAACGATCATAAATACATACTTGTTCCGACTTCCACATGAAGGTCAAGAAGAGACTTGACTTCCTTTTTTGCCACATTCAGAGTCATCAAATACTTTCTAAGTGAACAACATCACCTTGACCTCCATTAatgaatttcttctcatcaatatcttcaactCGTCCACCAGATGGAGAATGAGAAGACTCATGTCCGGcgaattgatcaacaacGGTAGCAGCGAATTTTCTAGCAGAAACTTTATTTTCGAATAAAACGTCCAATTCACCATATGTTCTACCTTTCGCTTCAGGTAATCTAAAGTATGTCCAGATGAAACAAATGATACAGAATCCTGCCCAGAACCATCCAGTCTTGGCTCCCCAATTAAGCTTTTGTGCGTTCAAGAAGTATGGCATGATAATACCATTAACGATACCGATGATGTTGTAAGCGACTCGAGCGATTCTATTCAAGGGAGATGGGTTTTGTCAATTCGTATCTTTTGGTAATACATGATATGAATACTCACACGACTGTTTTAGCTCTCAATCTAGTGGAGGAGATTTCTCCTACGATTGTGTAACATACTGGTCCGACAGTAGCATCATATAAAGCAGTGTAGGCAAGTAACATCGCTCCAATAGCCCATCTAAAACAGTGACACGCGGGTCAATTACTTGCACCTCGATATAATGTCAGATTGAAGCTATGACTCACTGAGCACCAGAGTTTGAAGTAGAGATGAAACCCATACCACCGATGACTAACAAGAAACAGATCATACCGAAAAGACCAACAAGATAgagtcttcttcttccgaaTCTAGTCATGAAAAGCCATGAAGAAAGAGTACCACAAATACCAAGAGCGTATTGagcaattgaaagattaaatGCGTTTGTAGTTGCTAAACCAGCTTGTTCAAGgaaaaaagttgaataaCCCATAAATGCTGATCCACataaattttgaatcatCCAAGCACCAGAAGCTACTTCTGTTCTTCTCAAATCAACACCTCTGAAACAATCCCAATAACTTGTACCTgctgataattctttttcaatagCATTTGTATGTACCATCaatgagattgaattttcaacttcctcttccgTGGAATTGTTGAATAAACTCTTAATAGTCTTTCGAGCAGCATCATGTTGACCTGTTCGAACTTGCCACCATGGTGATTCTGGTGCGAAAATCGTACCAATCAAAATTGGTGCTGGCCATAGCCctgatattgattgaagTGTCAGCTTTAACAATTTTCACTTGAAGATCTGTAGTAAGATactggaaaagaaagacTCACATTGAAGAGCGAAAGGAAGTCTGTAAGCCCATTGAGAGTCCCAAGTCAAAACACCTCGAAGAACACCGGAAGCAATAACTTGTCCGATAACCCAACATAAGTTAACATAGGCAGTTAAGTAAGGTCGAAGAGCAACAGGTGATATCTCAGCAGCATAAGCAGTGGTAAGTGTTTGGAAGACACCCCAAGGAATACTaaatgaaagagaagaCCTTGAGTTAGTCGCTCTTTGGTGCATTCTGTTGATTTGTCACTCACCCCTGTAAGATTTCACCAACGAGTAAAGTCTCGATATTCTTAGCGAAGAATGGAATGAAAATAGCACAGATCATCATCGAGAGTGCAGCGATCATAGTCTTCTTATAACCAAATCTTTCAGAAGACCAACCGTTAAGGCAAAGACCGATAATTTCACCAACTTGAGCACCATTGGACAAACCAGCTTGCCACGCTGCAGTAATGGTATATTTGCCATCTGGAAGTTGTACACCATATTTTTGGGAAAATTGAGGTAGTGCGTAAAAGTTGTTTATAAGAACAACATCGAAACCTTCCATAACACTAAAGGCGTAGGAAGATAATTAGTATGTCATTTTCATCGCATTGGTACGGTCACAACTTACATAGCTGTCGAAAGTAGAATCGACCATCCGGCTGCTTTTGGATATCGTCGAAGAGCTTCTCTTAGAGACATGCTCTTTTCAGCATCGACCGCTGCACGGGCAGAATCAACTACATCGTCGTAGTTGGCGATTTCTTGTTTGATATTATCCAATACAGTTTGTTCGGTAGTAACCAGGTCATTGCCAGCCGGTAAGTCGGCAGCGATGTCGGCAAAAGTACCTCTTCGAGACATGTTGTTTCACTTATACGCTCAAAGGTTTGAGATTGATATGCTTCAAGCTTTAGGAAGTTGAAGATCTGTTGTTGGGAAGATTTCTTTCACTTCTGTCGATTTCTCAAGACAGCTTATATATCTCTGGCTATATCGATCTTCTGATCAAAGTTGTTCACGAAGCCTAAATATGGGGTTGCATCTTGCAAACTTTGATACATCACGTCGTTAATCGCTAGACAAAATTGGATTTCGGACGATCACCGTTGCGGGATCCCCTTGGGGCAGCTCCTATGGAAATCTTTTTCTCCGGACGTTTAGAATAAAACATGGCGTTCCTGTCTGCGGCAGATGGGGTATAATAAACCTAAAAAATCACGTAAATTTATGGGAATGCAATTAGTTTTTGTACAACTAAAGATTCAATTATTGGCAATTTTTGTTGTTCAGATGTGCATTTGGATAACCTCGTGCATTAGGCAGTTGAATTAATGGTAACAAATTGTCGTCATCAGAGAAGCTTTCAGTCAAAGCAATGGCCTTTTAGCGTGGAGTTCCAAATGTGCGTCACCTGACCTGCCAGGAACCTACGCTGACAAGATCTTAATCTCAAGCCGCGCTCAGCTGATAACTTCCAATGCCTTAAGATCGTTCCATTTATTGGCAATCGAAAAGACCCATATCGATGCCTTAGGAACGTAAATGCCTCATTTGTTGTCTGAATATTGCAAATTCTGTTCTGCATCCTTGCTTCAGCCTAATTCTTGATCATGAAGTGCCGCTCAAGAACGATTGGCAATTTTGAGGGGTAATGTGAGGCAGGAACAGAAAGGGTCAAAAACCCAAATGTGTCCTAGATTTTAGTTCATGTCAATCAGCTGTTTTACCGGTCCGACCTCCACCACAAATTCTGAAATGAGCATGCAATATGATCGAATGCTATTCAGTGTATAGAAGAGTAATATCTGGTCGAGCCAAAGTGGTTGACTCGCACTGCATTTGCTACTGAAGTTCTTTCTGACTGTAAAACTATCTACTCCTCTACATCTTGTGTTAAGGAAATCCGCTTGCGCACAATGGTATACCTTGTTCCCGGTGAGTTGGCCATCCTTACCCAATTACTGTATTCCAGCTGATCGATGTCTAAAGATCCTAACTGGTGGAGACAAGCTGTCATCTACCAAATTTACCCCAGGTCTTTTGCCGATGCAAATGGTGATGGTATTGGTGATCTCAAAGGTATTACATCTCGTGTGCCATACTTGAAACAGCTCGGTATCGATGCGGTTTGGCTTAGCCCTTTCTACCCTTCTGCGTTGAAGGATGGTGGATGTGAGTTGTGTCTCGTCCTATTGCTGATTCGAGTGGATGGCTGATTACATTCTTGCCTCGCAGATGATGTGGCAGATTACAGAGACGTTGATCCAAAGATTGGTACTCTGGAGGATTTCGACGAGATGAGCGCGGCTCTCAAGAATGCTGGAATCAGAGTAATGGTAGATATAGTGCCTAACCATTCTAGTGATGATCATGAATGGTTCCAAGCTGCTCTAAAAGCTGGAAAAGGATCTGCTGAGCGAGAAAGATACATTTTTAGAGATGGTGAGTGCATAATGACGGTAACTTTCGTGCTGTAGAATTCGACTGACCGCACGCGTCGCTTACAGGTAAAGGTGCGAACAAGGATGAGCCCCCAACCGATTGGAATTGTATCTTTGGTGGATCGGCGTGGTCGCCTTCTGGTTCAAATGACGGTCAATGGTACTTTCATTGGTTCGATAATTCTCAACCCGATTTCAATTGGGAACATCCTGACGTCAAGGCAGATTTCTTGAAGACATTGAAATTTTGGGGAGATAGAGGAGTTTCAGGATTTCGAATCGATGTAGCTCATGGTCTTGCCAAAGACATGTCTGAACCATTACCTGATTGGGAGACTTTGGACAAAATGACCACTCAAAAATTGACGAATGGAAATGCCGATTTGGACCATCCTTTATTGGATAGACAAGAAGTTCACGAGATCTACAGTAGCTGGCGAAAATTGTTTAATCAATATGATCCACCACTCATGTACGTATACTTCCGTTTCATCCATTCATCTTATAGCTTTTATCGGCTCTGTTACCTCGAGAAGGACTACGAATCTAATCTGTTCCATAGGGCTGTCGCCGAAGCATGGGTAGCACCAGACAGAAAACCACTCTACGCTTCTGCCGATGGTTTGGGTCAGACATTCTCTTTCGATATCTTATTATGTAATTTCGAATCGGAAGAATATAGAAAATGTATCAACGATTCTTTAGCTGCGGCCGAGGAAACCAAATCAAGCAATACTTGGgtattatcaaatcatgaTGTGAGTGTCGAGTCATTCACCTCCCGATTGTCAATATATTTTTCCTGATGATTGAGTGTTATTAGGTTATGAGGCATGCAACTCGATTTGGTCTTCCCAACGTTCCAAATGAAAATCTTCCAGTATCTCAAGTGGCTTTGAACAAATTCTTAATCGATAGATTTCAGACGCAGAAAGTCGATGTTGAGAGCGGTATCAAGAGGGCTAAAGCGGCAACTTTATTGATCTTGGCCTTACCAGGTTCAACTTATATATACCAGTGAGTGAATTGTTCCTCGCAAAAAGCCGCAAAACCTTTCgctgattttgattcaCAACATAGGGGTGAAGAACTGGGCTTACAAGaagttgttgaaattgaaccTGAGGAAAGACAAGATCCAATTTTCCGTCGAacgaaaggaaaagaaataggAAGAGATGGATGCAGAGTACCACTTCCATGGtcttcaaatgataagAATTTCGGATACGGTCCTGGTAAACCAGCTCATTTACCTCAACCTGATTGGATGTCAAATTACGCTGTAGAtaaagaggatgaagatccTAAAAGTACACTTAACGTATATCGACGTGCATTAGAATTAAGAAAAAGACTTCAAACTTCTGAAACTTTTGAATGGGTCAAGAATCCTGAAAAAGATATACTACATTTCAAAAGACCTGGTGGATGGGAAGTGGTAATTAATTTCAGTAAGAATGAAGCTGCATTACCAGCTGGTAAAGTTCTTGTCAGTTCTTCTGAACAATCAGTCAAAGAAGGTGTCATTGCAGGTGAAACTACAGTCTGGCTTGAGTCTGCTTAGagaataattgaaaattgaaactAGTCCTGTAATTGTATACAATATGATATTTAGAtgcattttgatttttgtcATTTCTACCGTCTGTAGTCTTCAGTCCCTTCATCAAGGGTAAATTGTATTTCATATTTGTCTGGGTTTTTAATGATTACGAGATTACATCATATGTTAGCGGGGCCGTTCTCGTCATGTGCGGCTGACGCTTTTTTCCCCTTTACCGGATCTTAGGGATGAGATCACGTTGATTCTGCAACGATTTTCGCATTGTTGATTCGAAATACTTAATGAGTCTGCTTGATCTGATGTGACAAAGAAGAGCCAGTACCCAGAGATCGAAGTACATTACGCTGGCATCAAAAGTGGACacaaggaaaagaaatgagTGATCGAAATTTCATTGCAAGCGGTAGCACTTCCACTCTTCCTCCGAAGCGCAAGTCCAGATCTACTCGAGGTCTGCAAAAGTGAGTGAGACGTAGATTACGTGCATGCTTGCATGTCCTAATGCGCGTATTGATACTGATTCTCCTGGGCGTCATGTAGTAAAGTCAATGCTTTGGAGGAACAGATGGAACAGGTGAAAACGAATCTTGAGAATGTAGTCTCCCTTTTATTGCGCTTAGCGCCTACTACTGGGTCGACTGGATCGTCGATGTCAGCTGCGCATGATAATCGCAGTGAGTGTATCTTTAGTCAGCTCTTTTCACATAGAACATCGCTCATCTGATCCGTATCATGTCAGATCAAGATAGACCTAAGCCAGTATCGGAACCGTCCACTTCTACGCCTTCGCTCGAGCAATGGGTTCAACAAATTgcaaatcaacaaaatcatatttttcAGACTCAGAACACGTCACACGTCGAAACTCTCACCGCTTCTCACGATGATAGACGAGATGAGAATCTTGATACTATAGAAGAGCATTCTGAAAGCTCATCATCTACAGATGGTGATAAAGAACATCCGGAACGGGATATGGAGGGCATGTCAATGATGCGTGAAATGCTTaagagagaagaaaggaagaggTTACGAGCAGATGGGCATTTGCCCGCGGAAAGTGTATCTCCAAAGGATACAACCGTATTTAACAATCTTCAGCAAAAAGGATCTAAGCCATTTGGAGTATCTCCTGTTGGAGAAGGCGCGTTGCAGAccaagaagagaaagcgATCCAACGATGTTCCCGCCAGCGATGTGTTTCCAACATCGATATCATTGGACCCCATTGCAAGAGGTATCTGTACTGAGTCACACGGACGACAATTGTTTGATCTGTAAGCCCATCATACGAATTGACAATTTGCGGATATACTCATATTTCATCCATATGATGTAAATAGATTTTTTAGAGGCGCACATGCCTTCATACCTGTTTATGATCCTACTACAGATACTTGGGAAAGGTATCTTGTTTCTTGCTGCCGTGCTTATTTTCTGTCAAATTTAAAGCTGACTTCATAATCTGTGTGATACAGTCTGAGACAGCGATCCTCTTTTTCCATATCAGTTATCCTGTTCGTTGGGCAGAAAATCATGGATGCAGGAAATGTTCCTAGTGATCTTCAaagaaagctgaaagagCATGCGGAGTCGATAGGTGGGTCATTTTCGTTCAAGAAGAGAGCAAGCTCACATCACTATGTCCTGACATGTATTCTACAAAGGCAAAAGTACCTTATTTTCACCTATTGCTAATGCAGAAGCTCTGCAGGCCATGAGTAAGTGAATTCAATGTAATCTCCTTAGCCAGAAATGCAAAACCTGATCCCTAAGATATTTCAGTTGTACTGGCCTCCTGGGGTGATACCGGATGGCGACCTGGCAGTCATGCAATAAGCATGGCGTGAGTTCAGGCTTGAAAGGTTTACCATCGACCCTCTTATTATGcttatatttgatttagaatcGATATGGAGCTTTACAAATGTTTACCAAGATTAGCCGAACAACGATATGCTAGCAAGATATCTTCCTCATACCCTTCATCGGAAGACCCGGAAAAAAGACTAGTCATAGGAGCTAGATTATGGCTCACAATCTGTAAAATGGCAATTGAGTAAGTGCATCGATTCGCGAGCGCCTTGCGCTACAATTTTCGGCTGATCGAATTTCACAATCTCACAGAATGGCGTATAATCATGGAAGACCCTTGATTATCGAGGAGAATCTCATTTTGCCTCATGCCCATGCTCTGTTAAGTCACCCAAGTAGATTACCTACCGATGGACGGATTATCGCTTCGTGCGAAATACTCTTGCATAGACGTAGGTCAAGCTATCACTCTCAAAAGCGATAGAGTGGACCTGATAAATGACCAACTTTGAAAGTGCCGCAACATCGTATAAGCTTATCAGATGAAAAAGGCGATGTCGATCAAGCTCTACAACGCTTCAATGACGGGGCGAAGAATTGGGAAGCCAAATGGAAGGAATATTACAGTGAGGAAACTCCAACTGTACTTTGAGGCAAGACAGCTGATTGTTTATGCCGTAGTTTGTCAAGGAGTATCTTTGGATGATGTTTTGGTTACTGATTGTAAGTATGTGATCACATTGTGCTTATGATATAAAGACTAATACCACTCTCACGCAGTGACCACACAAAGATGTTTCAGCTCGTAAGTAGTTAATAACGAAAACCACTTCTTCCAATGGATTATTCGACGCCAATAATAACATTGTGCAGAGTTCTTGCAAATTCGTATTTGCTCCGGGATATTCGCAGTCCTCTTGACGTTGGCAATTTATTGCCTCACCGTAGGAGTTGGTTGTTATCCAGCTTGGACGACGCTAGGTTCATTGCAGGCAAGATTATCAGTACGGAGGTGAGCTCCAAGACCTCAAACACTGAAGACAGAATCTAACGGATATGTCTGTCAAtagaaaaacaaattgtTGTATGCGAACCATTATTCGCATGTCGCATTGGCAAGCGTTTCAAGAATATACATCAGATTGGCAACTTTATTTCCTGAAGCAGTTGACTTGAGGAAAGTCGCTAAAGATCTCACGCAGCTCACTGACGTTCTGGCTCATTGTAAGTATTCCTGATCAAAGCTCCagatttttcttctcttgctcACACGAGTATCCTTGATTTCTTGTTTAGTCCCCGGCTTTTCATTTGCCCGACAATTGCGATACGTGATCAGCAAAGCTAGAAAAAAGCGAATTCTCCCTCCGGAAACAAGACCAGGTTCACCTAGAGCTGAGAACCATCCTCATCTCCGCTCTTCAATAGATAACGAAAGTCTATATAATCACAATCTACAGCATCAAGTCGCTCTACCAGTTGATGCTCATACTTTGTTTGATCATCCTAGTGACAGTATTACCAATGAAAGCCCGTTGGATTTCGATCCTTTCATGGCTGAAGAAATGTTTAATCAAAGTATCGCAAATTTAGGGCCTACAGatcaaatattcaatttcgGTTTTAATTTCGATGGTGAAAGCATGGTACataatattcaaaatcaaactgCGGGTCAAGATCAGCTTTATTGGTTGAGTAATAATTCTGATTCAACCACGAATATACCGAATATTAACGTGAATGCTTTGTCATGGCTTGATTTCCCTGCTTTAGGTAAGTGACATCTCATCGAGCAAGTTTCAGTTTCGTTCGGCTGACGAGGAAGTACAATCAACCTTTCAGATCTAGATCAATTTGGAGGCTGGACGGGTAATTGAGCGAAAACAGGTGAAATGCTGGGGATAGTAATGTAacatatcttctttaacCAGTCAATGATGCATGACATTATGGTGCCAACCTGTTGATCTCCCAATCACCacttgatccttcttctctagTATACCTGAATCGATCATGTAATCGAGAAGGTTGACCTGACCAGAATTCTATCTCGCTGAAAAGAATGGGTTATAGGATGCAGTCAATATCTGTCTGTTCTGATAAGGAAAAAGAACATAGATTAACAGACTTACAAAGGAACAATTCTCCAACCTCCCCAGAAATCTGGAcaatcaatcttttcattttcaccaaattcttttgctttttcatctACTATACTTTGTACTTGACCTTCTTTAACTATTGTAGATTGTGGACTAGACCAAGCACCAATTTGACTTCCTCTAGGTCTACTTTGAAAATattcttcactttcttttcttgtaattttttCTACATTTCCAATTACTCTAAcagattttgaaatttctcTCCAATAAAAAGCTAAACTTGCATAaggattttcaattaattcttttgattttcttgaattataatttgtaaaaaaaataaaacctttttcatcaactGTTTTTAATAAAACAATTCTACTTGAAGGTATACctttttttgttgttgttgaaattgtCATTGCTTCTGGTTCGATAACTATTGGActttcattatctttagGATTTAATGCTGATGATAACCATTtattaaattgaattaaaggATTAGGATTAAGATCTTCTCTTAATAAACGTGGAGTTTTATATTGATTATGAGATGTCAAATGAAGTTTCTCTGGTGCATCTCCAGACTCGGTAGAGTTTTTAGATCCATTGGAAGGCTGAGGAGCAGGTGTACCGTATAAATGTTGCACTGATGACATAGTGCGGAAGGGCGAATGTGTGAATGGTGGCTTTTTCGATAAAGGCGATGTGAAAGGTAATATTGTCCTGAACATGCGAAGCATACGTTCAATGAGACAAACAGATATGAatgttcttcttgatcGAGTCGATGTAGTATAAGTAACAAATCGTGAAGTTCAAATGAAGTCGGGCAAATTCGTGATTTAAACGGTGAAGAGTGAGGTGATCGGCGATGGTCCGAAGCATAGACGTCAGAATTAACTAAATCTCAATTTGCTTCCGGCAATTCAAGGACCCAGACTAGGCGGATCAGTAACTCTTTTAATGTAACTGTCAAACGCAAAGATGCGGACAAGTGTCGAGGCAGTAGCAGAGAGGTAGGCAGTTCCATGAGTTCCCCCAATTGACATATCAAGGGAACTTGTCGAGCAGTCTACATCTATAGATATGAAGCTATCAAGGGTGATCTCGCTGTCCCTCGCCAGATTCTTACATCATACTCAAATGGTCGTTTGCATATTGTTGTTGCTTGTCTTTGGTTTGAGACCGAACGTTTCAGCATTTCCCATGCTTGACCATCTCCTGTCCCTCGGAAGCT
The sequence above is a segment of the Kwoniella pini CBS 10737 chromosome 3, complete sequence genome. Coding sequences within it:
- a CDS encoding pyridoxamine 5'-phosphate oxidase, which produces MSSVQHLYGTPAPQPSNGSKNSTESGDAPEKLHLTSHNQYKTPRLLREDLNPNPLIQFNKWLSSALNPKDNESPIVIEPEAMTISTTTKKGIPSSRIVLLKTVDEKGFIFFTNYNSRKSKELIENPYASLAFYWREISKSVRVIGNVEKITRKESEEYFQSRPRGSQIGAWSSPQSTIVKEGQVQSIVDEKAKEFGENEKIDCPDFWGGWRIVPFEIEFWSGQPSRLHDRFRYTREEGSSGDWEINRLAP